In Mangifera indica cultivar Alphonso chromosome 14, CATAS_Mindica_2.1, whole genome shotgun sequence, the DNA window agttttaaaaggCTAGCAAGAAATTAACCAGACGGTGAGGAGAATTAACATGGAGAACACTTTAGTTTCATTTCTATCTATGATAATACAGAGGAGGAagcaatttcatttctttctggAAACTTTGGGCTAGAGAAAACAGAgattaaatagaagaaaaactTGCTCAggagaattaaaacaaaaaaaagacaaacaaaaagTAGAGATTATCTAATCAACGCAGAGATTAATTCAACTCCTCTTCCTCTGTCGTTTTCTATACgagtcaattttttttgttttttttttgggaagtGTTATTGGAGAAGAGAAATCGTAAGGATCATCATCAAAGCCAAAGAGCACCAGCCTCTTTGAGAAGAGGCACAAGAGTGCCGTTAATATGCGAGGCCATGACTCTGTCCATGGTGCCCACCAGCTTCCCGCCAATAAACACGACAGGTACAGAGGAGGAGCCACCCAGAAGCCTCATAAGAGCTTTCTCCATCTCTTTGCCTCTCGGGTCCTCGTCCAGCTCGTGCACCGTCGGATTCACACCCATCCCGCAAAACAACCGCTTGATGGCGTGACACATGCAGCAGCTACTCATGCTAAAGATCACCACCGCGTTCTCTGACGCCAGCCTCTCTATGCGCTCCAATGGGTCGCCACCAACAGTTCTCGCCCCAACATACGAACTCCATGACTCCGTTTGGTAATGCATTTTAACAAAGAACAAAAATGCAAATGTGGATTCAACAAGAAAGATGCAGAGAAAGTCAAGTTTTTTGTTGGTCAAGTTCTGAGTGAGAGCTTATTTGCAAATGAAGGAAGATTTGGTTGGAATTTATAGAGCTGAAGGGCGTTTTCGTAATAACagttttgtttaaaattcatttctttTGGACAAACCAAAAAGTCTAGTCTGCAGTTCCCACCAGCGCATGCCGAAGAGATATTTTACAATAGTTTtttggatattattttgatacgGTAAATAAATGGGTGGGAAAAATGCAAAAATAGAAAGTAAAAGAAAGACTATTAAAATGGGGAAAGGAGGAGGAGAGACATGAAGCACAGGCTTTATCAGAGGAGGTAATGGTAAATAGACGGCTGTCTCCGTCCTTGTTGTCGGGCCAAGATGATCATAAAGTTTAACCAAGAAACGTGGCCATCACAaacctttatttctttttttgggaCGTGACATTCATGCGCATTTTAGCTTCTTTTATTTGGGCTCTTTCTGCTCTACGCCCctagaaattaaatttcaatcaaCTACTACGTCATGTATTTTTGGAAGACCACTGTGGCCTGGTATTGTTGGAAAGTTAATTGgagtaataaaagaattgaaatttttaaataaaaagtttttattcaaaatttattgataatatattaaatttttaattttaatttatttaatatcataattattaaattaattattaaatataagattttatttatttaatttaattttaaaaagacagtttaacttaaataatgTCTATACGATGGTTTAGAATTTTGTAAATGGGTCCCAGCATTTAGATTTGGATTTGGACGGTAAAATCTTAGGAAATCTTGGAAAGCCAAAGTAATTGTTATTAGTAATACTAAATACGAACATCCCACGTGTTATTCAAGCTTATACGTTTGGCAtcttataataattaacatatatagCTTAAACCTTCTagacttaaattttatttttctctccattTGACACATATATGCCCACTCTATATCTAACTAGAATCAAATATATCACTTATCGTTAAATCactatacatatatgtatacaaatacatatatctgataagaaaaaaaatggttaaaattgaTACATATAAAACTATACTTACGGATAttcctttcctttccaaaataaagaaagttctttttttttttactcatgtAAAAGAAGAAGGATATACAATAATACaagtattatttaatcaaattcttaatttatttaatttaattattataagattaatcattaaatttaagatttattttattcaatgtaatttatttgattaaaaaaatatccgatttgaataaaatttatcattataaaaaataatatttttttaatcctattacaggtaaaatatcatttattatacaatctcaaatataaagagaaaacGTTATTTCAgcgaataaaagaaaattatgtttaagcTTTGTAGGTGTATAATGAAACACGCATACCTATGATTATTACttcttttccaaatttcaataattgatCACCTAAAAAGTCTTCAAATCATTAATTCtactaacaaaataataaaattacgtgagtaaataatttttataattttatatttaattaataatatactattatataattagttttttaatttaaaataatataattatataataatgtgttattatttatatatataatgatacacaTTAGTTATGCATATATCACCACGCATAACAAAATaaccaaatatattttttcatacttagtattcattcaaaatttttgtttgatttcgtaattttagagagagaaatttatttaaaaagttgaaattgagATGGAAAAGAGCATATCTAGTAATTCATATTATCAGGTTCTGTTTGTGTTACATCAATTTAAGTTTTGGATTAAAAACCCTTAATCTTACATTGATCTGAATTagaattgtatcaaaatttatcaatcctaacctaatttaaattatgttaggGTTGACCTAACATAAtccaaattaaaccaaaatcatcaattattttcactctcttgagtgtttttaaagtttcaatttgttttttgaattatCTCAAtctactattaaaaaaataaacaacaaaataatttactttgttcataaatggttaaaaaataacatagtaaaattgtttaaaatgcATTAATAATCTGAACGGTCATTTCACTCTCActtggtaaaaaataaaataaacttgttAACTGAAATTCAATAACAATTAAAGTAAGCACAACAACATGGAAATGTAACTTTATCTAATAcgtaaacattttaattattattggtatttttctaatttgtctttaataaattctattatggtaaatttttttaaacattcgaatcaatttaaattgatttcatgctaaatcaattataatttgatttacttttaaattatgtcaaagttattctaaattaattttatataaaataaactcaattctaatttaattttttttttatcgtaATATGTCAGATTAATATATCGGATTaaaagggtttagggttagggttattATCACCTGTGGTAAAGAGTTGGGGTTTTCAAAGTGTTATGAGATTAAGAATAAGGTTGAGAAACTTAGCTATATCCAAAGAGCCCGTAAATTCTTGTAAAGTCATAAGATGACCCAAAAGTAACCTACATACAAACTGTTAAAGATTCCAAATGGCAGTAATTTTAGGCTGAGAAGATCAGATTCAGACGAGGTGTCGCAAAAGTATAAGCACTGGTTCAACATTTAGATAAATTATTGGGAAACGGGTTTGataaattacaataaacaatgatatttcttttacGACAACGACAAATAGCCAAATAGCAGGCAGCTTTAAGAGCCCCAATTACGTTTTCGTCCTTTATGAGTTACTCTTTTTAGTTCCTTTTTAAGCTTAGGCCAAGCTGATAAAATCTCCACTccattgaaataataataaacaagaaGCAACCCATTTCAATTAACACTTTGTAAAGAAAACATTGAGAAAATACAGTAAGGTTTGATAATGGTGTCGAAATAGGGTAAAGGGAATCTAGGTACATATTACAGTGAATATAGTAGTTGAATCATacattgtattatatattaaaaatctaattttttatattatgtaacgaatattgtatcatacaattttaaaaaaataaataataaaaatgattaaaaaatctaattgatatatcatcattttttaaaatatcacaaacatttttaaaaatttaagatttctcatatatatatatatatatatatatatatatatatatatatatatatatatatatatatatttatattatattatcattttctttaaaaaatatatcaatttgtatcggtaacatgtatcatatcatatgatacatcagttatatcatattaattcgatatacgtcatgatacatatcatttttcatttatatgttattatatcatatgatactaataactatgaCGATAAAATAtactcatttaaaatttttaagtggGGTGCTAAGGTTTAAGATTTAATGGtgtcatatttaaattaaatttttgatttatcaaatataatgattataaaattagttaCTAAATCTGAAATTATATCTATTCACTGTGATTcgtttaaacattaaaaaaacagttcaactcaaacaaaattccctctcatcaaatttttttttttttttaagtgctAAGGACAACCCTTAAAATTACAGGCCCATCCCTTGCATTGCATGTGGCATTATTGTTAATCTGGTTTAactataattaatcaaaaaaaatttacagcTAATCACATGCTCAGGCTAATATGTGTTTCATCATGGCCGACCAAATTCAGGTTAAGGGTGTTAGTTATATTTTCATGGATTATGTGTAAATGTTGTTGGTCGGTGGTCTTGTTGTAATAAAAAAGACCAGTGAATCATCAAGTTAAATGAACTGGTTCAGTTCAGTTCTCTCAACTCTTGGAACTGATAAGTAATAAcgctcataaaattttattttgctttaatcCTCGTGATTATCAGTTAAGAGTGATTAGAGGTTAtcttatcaaaaaatgaaaaaacttgtCTGTGATAATTGCAGTATTAATATAAAAGCATGATTGTATTATTGGAGTGTGACACTGAAAAATTATAGTGATTAGTGAATCACCCAAATGATGTAAAGAAACATAAGCGACAAGGCAGAacacagaaaagaaaatttttaaggttaGAGATGTTTACCTCGTGCCATTGTCCAATCTAATGGAAACCACGTAAGGTCAATGGCAAATTCCGTAATTTTAGACAGACAAAGATTATGTGTaagaatcatcatttaatttgattagtCAAATTactataattgtattattttcatTAAGTGAATGAAGAATggctattttcctttttattaataaatgacgATATTCTCAACCGTATGAAAAGGTATTTTTAGGTTTGAGTTTATTCATAATAGGTCGATTCGACCTAATATATATGAAGTGTCTTGGTGATAGTTGAAAAGCAGTTGAATATTGAATGGAGGTAGTTCATGACAATTGAGAATATATTTAATGTACAAAAACTATCGCATTCAATAGTTGTAACTGAAAATTATAGAATGgaagttttttcttctcttccattCTAACGCAAATACTTAGAGAATGCTAATACAGAAGTGCTCCTAAAAGGCATCCACCGAATCCAAATGCTATTATcaagcaaaaaaaatttataatcgTGTCTTGGATCgcattcaatttgaaaaagacAAGAATCAACCATTGGGTAtgttattatgaatttaatttacagaaattttggctattttcaacaaatattgcaataattcaaaaaaataaaaataaaaactttatttatttattttttgttcaacaAAAGATGATATTAATCGTATCAATTAAGTAAAACCCTCAATTTTATAACCATTATACTAAGAACGTCAAAAGTTTGATATGCTGTCAgttaatttctaatttatactttattatccacttttatcacttaaattactttttagaggcttttatttatttttttctttcctttcatttaaccactttattcttttcttccttctttttcattttttttcttctttccctcTTCTTTCTCAAAGTCACCCCATTACCACAAACAAGACTAAAGTTTGgggttttaaaaagtaacattagatttacaaataattttacaagaattaattgataatttcatttttcttttgccAATATATGTTTACAAATTAcaagtaaaattacaaaactacaCTTGAAAAACCTATATTCATCTATTCCAAAATTTACTATCAGAATTTGATAGAAGATACTAATTTGTCATTACtgaattttaataatgaaaattgcCATGGAAATAGTCATTCACCATTaagtaaattgaaaaataaataaataatagaactAAGATATTAAATAAGCAATtcgataatttattttgataacaaGAAATcagattcaaattgagtcattTTCTTATAactgaattaattatattatacatcaAATCTCGAATATGttaactaaatttataattattatattagataaattaaatatttaatttttaaatatgaataattttagttgGCCagataatatcattaatataaataaatgaaacagaaataattaattaggtgAAAAACATGGAGAATGCTGTTACTTGGTCTCCcagtttaacaaaaaataagttGTCGGGGGTGCATGTTTTGTGACAAAGTCTGACGCAACACACCTTTTTACAATGCGACCAACCTCACTTTATCATAACCCTTCCCCAATGATCCGTTAAAGCAAACTGCACCATGACGGCTTTTCTCAGCAATTTGTTTGTTCAGAAATAACCTGACGCTGACGTCACCTCAACGTTGACCGACTTCTAtctctttttacttttttaccAAAAAACTTTTCTTACAGCTTctcatttttagtttttcaaggccAATGTCCGGattggattaaaattttgtcaagtaaaaaataaataatccgTTTCGTGCGTATCGGTATTGGGATCTGACGGTGCCTTTGTCTCTCCTTGTGTTTCTACACTGTCGTTTAAGGGGCAATGTCTCTCTGAAACCTTGTCGGGGAAACAAGTTAATCAAACTTTAAGGTAAGGGATTCAGTTAAACTAACCAAACATGTTTACACATCGTTACAACTTAGTTAGGATTTGGTCTTAATGAGACTAAATTCCTCTTAATTAACTTCAATTTAGTTGAAATCCCAAAACATTGGGAAGTCACAAAGATAGAGTGAGTTTGGTGGGCATGATGATCGAATGGTCAAAGTGGTATGATGGGCGTGTTAGAATGAAGAGTAGACAGAAGACAACTAATGCTGCTCTTCACAGAaagtgtaattttttattatttttaaacccaAACTGTCCGACCAAAAGCCAAACATACGACATGGGATGTTAGACGTCAAAATCACGTGATTGTTTCATGACCCCCGACTTCCATCGATTTAATTTACCTTGATGGGTTGCCAAACTTAACCAGTTAATCTTCCAATTACACCCACATAAGGGGGTTAATGAAATTTTCGCTAGCGTATTAGGGCTGCACAGTAAAATCTAGAAGCCAAGGGGCTAAATGGAAATTTTTATTCCCATGAACACACTATTAGCATGAAAGGggttaattataaaattttaaaactagtaCAAGTTCATAACATTTTAACGGGGTAGAGTAAATGTAAGATTTTGAACTTGCAGGGATTAAAATTTGTCATGTTTAGAGCATTCTATGTGCTAATTGTGTGAAATCTAAGTAACtgtataaattttatgtaattaaagaCTTATATAAGACTTCAAAATTATAAGGGTTGAAAAATCTTAGGTGTcattgtaagattttaaaagtttgGGGTATCTAGACTTTTACatgtttaacatattttatacgGTAATGGCGTAAAAGGTGAAATGAATTTTTAACGTCATTTTGcacattttttaaatctatcttgtaatctaaattaaattaattatattattatagtaaaattgatcaaaatatcGGATATTATTGCACTGGTTGGATACAAAACTCAATAGATAATAACGAAAAATAACACCATGAATTATATCATGTAGGATAAAAACgaaaaaaagttataatctaTCCAACCATGATATGACAATCTTCTTTATGTTCgtaatttaaacttataatcAATTGATAAAGATTGAATACGtggacaaaaagaaaaaactttgaGTTGGTATatcttttatcataattataaaatggaTGTGTCATGATCgaaaaacttgaatttaacCAAACATTCAGTATTACTCAAAGTCTTGAAAGTATAAGTAGTTCTTAAtgtccaagtttaaaaactatcCATGTGACACTCAAGAATGTAACTCATCAACCACAATTAGTTACAACGAAGATTCAAACAATCCCCGATTCATGCACTTTAGATA includes these proteins:
- the LOC123196849 gene encoding glutaredoxin-C1-like codes for the protein MHYQTESWSSYVGARTVGGDPLERIERLASENAVVIFSMSSCCMCHAIKRLFCGMGVNPTVHELDEDPRGKEMEKALMRLLGGSSSVPVVFIGGKLVGTMDRVMASHINGTLVPLLKEAGALWL